Genomic window (Ostrinia nubilalis chromosome 20, ilOstNubi1.1, whole genome shotgun sequence):
tcgcgggaggtgcctggatgcgagcggcgcaggatcggtcttcgtggaaatccttgggggaggcctttgtccagcagtggacgtctttcggctgaaacgaacgaacaatagGAAATACTAAAGGGCAGAAATAACAATGGtcacataaaaatttaatttagtttaacttgatagtttttatttttgagtatgAATTTCGATCAGAATTTTTTGTGTCTATTGATAGCATATTGTTCAATTTTAGATGATGGTGAAGTCCATGAAGAGTTGGAAGAGTTCCTGGCATACGTCGAGGGGCACCCCATGCAGTTCACCGTGCTCGAGGTGGTGCCGCTCGACTGGTCGCTGCCGGTCACCATTCTGGACCTCTGCATCACTTACCAAATCATTGTTGTGCAGATCACTAATTTGTTCTAGTTCATCACACTATGTTAGTCGCAAAATACGTAGTGCTAAGCTTGATATTGTGTCGTCGTCTCCTTTATTAGTCGTTATTAAACAGgatcgcatttttaatattataatttactagcttttgcccgcggcttcacccgcgtgaaatttcatttgtcacagatcgtcataaattatagcctataatatgttattctggattataaacaatattactgtaaagtttcatcaaaatccgttcagtagtttttgcgtgaaagagtaacaaacatccagacatccatacatccagacatccaaacttttgcatttataatattagtaggactatcTATGTCGTCATTACTTTAATGTTTGTACCTGTGCATACGGTACTTATGTTAGGTATTGATTGGACATTAATAGTGTTACACAGACATCATTCTTATTAACGAAAACGGTTTTACTTTATTACTTTTCAAATGAAATGACTATAATGGATTATAATCTTTTAAAGTAGTACCTTCATTCTTCAAGTTTTACTGTATCATAAAGGATCTTTTGTTGTGATCATACTGTTTATTATTCCAAATGTTGAACGAAAAAACGTATCCCGTAGTCCCACAAATTAACTttcttataaaaacaaaagatagaGAGAAGAAGAGTTCGAAGAGATTAACCAAAGTATTCTTAGCACTTCAATTGTTCCTTTCTTTGGACTTTGGTTTTGCAAAATACACATCTATAAGACAAAAATGGGTGATAAAAATTTTCACTTTGGTTCAATGTCTGTGCATTGCTCTTGCATGTGTAATTTGCTTCTATTTATACTTGGATGATATGACGCTTTCAGTGTGGTATTCGGTCTTCTGCTTGGAATATACTTCTTACGTCATGGTTCTGCTCTTCTCTGATTCTGAAAAATCCTTTTATACGCTACAAAAGGAGTTGACTTCTTTTGATTCCATCATCGGCATTGACTCTGATTCCtaccatttggacattttagtTATTATATCATGTTTGTTTACTCTATTGTTTCGAATCATCTTGGCGGTTTCTTTctgtgctctaaactcgaataTCTGCATTAAAATAACTGTCATCAGAGTTGTCTTTTTCATACCTCTGTTGTGCGTGGACATTGTCCTCATTATATACTTCTTCtccttttattttgtttatcgtCGCATGAAAAAATTCACCAATATCGTCAAAAACtctacaaatattatttactgtCAAAAACTTTACATGACTATCGTTGAGGTTACGGAGAAAGTTAAAGAAACGTTTGACGGCGTGGTAAGTTCATTTTTATATCCAGAATAGACATAATATTTGATgataaaccggcagacagtggtgactgagtttgttgcggcgcttcttctcagcacttgcttTGGCATTTGGCATTGCTTGcttgtttgtctcgaagcgctggtagggcaaaaaaagaatgagacatgtataggctccttaagagcatttgacgatttgcaagtactaatttaattagtctaaacaaataaagataattttgatttcgaTTTCGATTTCGATTCCGATTCCGATTCCGATTCCGATTCCGATTCCGATTCCGGTTCCGGTTCCGGTTCCGGTTCCGGTtccggttacggttacggttccGGTTCCGGTTCCGGTTCCGGTTCCGGTTCCGGTTCCGGTTCCGGTTCCGGTTCCGATTCCGATTCCGATTCCGATTCCGATTCCGATTccgattctgattctgattttgattttgattttgatggcAAAGTTGGTACTAAAATAGTGACACAATTTGTTTCGTTTCAGTTTATAGTGGCCCTACTTTTCAATACATCTCAATGCACGGCGTCAATCTTTTTTACTTTAAAGCAATTAACTTCTGATGGAACATTGGTAAGAAATCGTATGTAAGAGTGCACAATTCAAAATATGAATGAtaggtatatttatttcaaagtaaaataaatgttacagaGTACCAACTTTGGCGGGTATCTTTCGACTACCCAGTCGTTGATAGTGGTCTTCTCACCGGCATTCTCTGCAGGGCTACTGGCGGCAGAGGTTcagaaaattaaattgattttacaCGACAAACTTTATTTGGAAAGAGGTATgatttaataactttatttgtatgtattgtCATCATCTTCTTAGGCTAGaatgaactgattttgataatgttattttcagattttgcttttaaatcattttttttatcatcatcaatcTCTGTAAGCTTGAAAGCTTTAAACTCTTCTTCATAGCGTCATACTGTGGACGCTCATATAAAGTTAAATTATGTTTTCTGAAGTTTGTCCATAGTATGAAGCGTCTGTTAAGTATTGTTATTAAGTATCTTTTTTTAATCCCAGATCAGAAGCACGCCAAAGACATCCAGCGCTTCATCAGCTACATCGAGGCCCGGCCGCTCCGGTTCACAGTCTGCAAGGTCATCCCGCTCGACTGGACGCTGCCCTTCATCGTGTGCAACTTCTGCGTCACCTACATTATCGTCTTAGTTCAGTTTACGCACTTGTATTAAAATGAGTACTGGTTGATGCTTAATTTATTGATAATAATTGCTTATGagaattaaaagcaaataatgtttgctggttgatttgattgatatttaatttattgatcaTTACTTATGGGAATTAAAAGAAAATGGtattaattttagtatttttattattgtggaTCTACCTAAAGTACCGTCAAATTCTattaagtcatcatcatcatttcagccataggacgtcccctgctgaacataggcctcccccaatgctttccatgttgatcgattggtagcggcctgcgtccagcgcttccctgctacctttacgatgtcgtcggtcccacgctgcgttttccggtacgcggcctccattccagaacctttctgccccatcggccgtcagttctgcgtactatgtgccctgcccattgccacttcagcttgctaatccgtcgggctatgtcagcgactttggtccgtttacggatctcctcatttctgattcgatctcgcaaagaaacaccaagcatagccctctccatagcacgctgtgcaactttgagcttctgtataaggcccatagtgagaggccacgtttccgagccataagttactACTATTAACTACttgttcaaatcaaatcaaaatgatTTATTTCGCTTGAAAGTCGTTGTCGTAAGCAAGTCactttaacaataataaaacgtATTGCCCAAAGGAAGATCTTGTTAAAGGAAAGGAACTGCATGATACTACAAGCATGAAGAGTTCTATGATCAACTGAAACCATCTTTATTGACCACAATACCACTGTATCCTTTTCATTTTGCGTAAAATAGTGATGGTGTCCCcaaaaaaagtttaatcaaCTGAATGACTCCTAAGGGATGAATTCGTAAGAGTTTCAAGCATAAAAATCTCTCTCTTCACTGGCGAAACACTAATCACATGAAATAAAAGAGTGCTATAATCATATACTTACTCCTTCCGAGGCATTCCATAAAACTAAACGTATTCTGAGCCCGCCGTAAATTATGTATTCCGAGTATAAAGTCGGGCTCGGATTCGGCTCGCTTTAATATTCCTGCTCagagtttttgcgtgaaagagtaacaaacatccagacatccatacatccagacgtccaaactttcgcatttataatattagtaggactatcTAGTTATGTCGTCATTACTTTAATGTTTGTACCTGTGCATACGGTACTTATGTTAGGTATTGATTGGACATTAATAGTGTTACACAAACATCATTCTTATTAACTAGaacggttttaatttattactttttaaatgaaATGACTATAATGGATTATAATCTTTTAAAGTAGTACCTTCATTCTTCAAGTTTTACTGTATCATAAAGGATCTTTTGTTGTGATCATACTGTTTATTATTCCAAATGTTGAACAAAAAAACGTATCCCGTAGTCCCACAAATTAACTttcttataaaaacaaaagatagaGAGAAGAAGAGTTCGAAGAGATTAACCAAAGTATTCTTAGCACTTCAATTGTTCCTTTCTTTGGACTTTGGTTTTGCAAAATGCACATCTGTAAGACAAAAATGGGTGATAAAAATTTTCACTTTGGTTCAATGTCTGTGCATTGCTCTTGCATGTGTAATTTGCTTCTATTTATACTTGGACGATATGACGCTTTCAGTGTGGTATTCGGTCTTCTGCTTGGAATATACTTCTTACGTCATGGTTCTGCTCTTCTCCGATTCTGAAAAATCCTTTTATACGCTACAAAAGGAGTTGACTTCTTTTGATTCCACTATCGGCATTGACTCTGATTCCtaccatttggacattttagtTATTATATCATGTTTGTTTACTCTATTGTTTCGAATCATCTTGGCGGTTTCTTTctgtgctctaaactcgaataTCTGCATTAAAATAACTGTCATCAGAGTTGTCTTTTTCATACCTCTGTTGTGCGTGG
Coding sequences:
- the LOC135081838 gene encoding uncharacterized protein LOC135081838 — protein: MVTSAVDELRLLLHDKLLLERDDGEVHEELEEFLAYVEGHPMQFTVLEVVPLDWSLPVTILDLCITYQIIVVQITNLF